The Gallus gallus isolate bGalGal1 chromosome 23, bGalGal1.mat.broiler.GRCg7b, whole genome shotgun sequence genome includes a region encoding these proteins:
- the ZBTB8AL gene encoding zinc finger and BTB domain-containing protein 8A — protein MEISSHQFHLLEQLNEQRKQDLFCDCSILVEGKVFRAHRNVLFASSGYFKMLLSQSSKDTSQPTVATFEVFSPETFMVILDFVYSGILPLTGQNVIEVMSAASYLQMTDILNVCKTFIKSSLDINEKEKDHYLSLSAKSTNGEPAHASLYRSRRKAKSNPRRSYSIPDEKADVVNENSWSSYSTYLSSQVILQRAETQLSKRGRKQGSARKRRKHLGLSQTRDFVPCKANKAERAEGCTASDCNHNSRAKEEAEFDAENDVDHDDDGYNHESEVTPKRWSVAQLEELSQTSEFMELKAEELYSSVPTVLGVMSSWNEDDLPRLRFKCPFCTHTVKRRADLKRHLRCHTGERPYPCEACGKRFTRLEHLRNHFQTIHQAGKLICRKCKRQVSEQTGCVVQQGTRRYRLCHNCLTETSLEGVPEGVDAEHCPASSGGSKHSRWALEDDQKSDGGAVEEEPYNLVVRRGTDSPADEADEKVKPNLR, from the exons ATGGAGATTTCTTCCCACCAGTTTCACCTCCTGGAGCAGCTGAACGAACAACGGAAGCAGGACTTGTTCTGTGACTGCAGCATCCTGGTGGAGGGGAAGGTGTTCAGGGCACACCGCAATGTGCTGTTTGCCAGCAGCGGGTACTTCAAGATGCTCCTTTCGCAGAGCTCCAAAGATACGAGTCAGCCAACCGTAGCGACTTTCGAGGTCTTCTCTCCAGAGACGTTTATGGTTATCCTGGACTTTGTGTATTCGGGAATACTGCCCCTAACGGGTCAAAACGTGATAGAAGTAATGTCGGCAGCCAGCTACCTGCAGATGACAGATATCCTTAACGTCTGCAAGACGTTCATTAAGTCATCTCTGGATATTAACGAAAAGGAGAAGGATCACTACCTGAGCCTCTCAGCCAAAAGCACAAACGGTGAACCTGCTCATGCGTCGCTTTATCGTTcaaggaggaaagcaaagagcaacCCAAGGCGCTCCTATTCCATTCCAGATGAAAAGGCAGATGTGGTGAATGAAAATTCCTGGAGCAGTTACAGCACTTATCTGTCCTCACAGGTGATCCTTCAGCGGGCAGAAACGCAGCTCTCAAAGAGGGGCAGAAAGCAGGGCTCGGCGAGGAAGCGCCGAAAGCACTTAGGGCTGTCACAGACACGGGATTTTGTGCCGTGCAAAGCAAATAAAGCTGAGCGGGCTGAGGGTTGTACTGCATCAGATTGCAACCACAACTCTCGAGCTAAAGAGGAGGCTGAATTTGATGCCGAGAATGACGTTGATCACGATGATGATGGATATAATCATGAATCAGAAGTGACACCCAAGAGGTGGTCTGTTGCTCAACTGGAGGAACTTTCACAAACTTCTGAGTTCATGgaattaaaagcagaagaacTGTACAGCTCAGTGCCCACAGTTTTAGGTGTAATGAGTAGTTGGAATGAAG ATGACTTACCTCGCCTGCGGTTCAAGTGCCCGTTCTGCACACACACGGTGAAGCGCCGCGCAGACCTGAAGCGCCACCTGCGGTGCCACACCGGGGAGCGGCCGTACCCATGTGAGGCGTGTGGGAAGAGGTTCACCCGGCTGGAGCACCTGAGGAACCACTTCCAAACG ATACATCAAGCTGGCAAACTTATCTGCAGGAAGTGCAAGCGCCAGGTGAGCGAGCAGACGGGCTGCGTTGTGCAGCAGGGAACGCGGCGCTACAGGCTGTGCCACAACTGTCTGACAGAGACCAGCCTGGAGGGCGTCCCTGAAGGCGTGGATGCggagcactgccctgccagctccGGGGGAAGCAAACATTCCAGGTGGGCTCTGGAGGATGATCAGAAGTCGGATGGCGGCGCAGTGGAGGAAGAGCCGTACAATTTGGTTGTCCGACGTGGTACCGACAGCCCTGCAGATGAGGCAGATGAAAAGGTGAAACCAAATCTTAGGTAG
- the ZBTB8OS gene encoding protein archease, whose protein sequence is MAGGERDYSLTEEQKAVKAKYPPLTRKYEYLDHTADVQLHAWGDTLEEAFEQCAMAMFGYMTDTETVEPLDTVEVEAEGHDMLSLLFHFLDEWLYKFSANEFFIPREVKVLYIDRMQFKIRSIGWGEEFSLPKHPQGTEVKAITYSAMQICEEEKPEVFVIIDI, encoded by the exons ATGGCAGGCGGGGAGCGGGACTACAGCCTGACCGAGGAGCAGAAGGCTGTGAAGGCCAAATACCCACCGCTCACCAGGAAGTACGAAT ATTTGGATCACACAGCAGATGTGCA GCTACACGCATGGGGAGACACTTTGGAAGAGGCATTTGAGCAGTGTGCCATGGCCATGTTTGGCTACATGACTGATACAGAGACTGTGGAACCTTTGGATACTGTTGAAGTAGAAGCAGAAG GACACGATATGTTGTCCCTTCTCTTCCACTTCCTGGATGAGTGGTTGTATAAATTCAGTGCTAATGAGTTCTTTATACCCAGG GAGGTGAAAGTGCTTTACATTGACCGAATGCAATTCAAAATAAGATCAATTGG GTGGGGAGAAGAGTTCTCTTTACCAAAACACCCCCAG GGCACAGAGGTCAAAGCCATAACTTACTCAGCCATGCAGatctgtgaagaagaaaagccagAAGTCTTTGTCATCATTGATATTTAA
- the RBBP4 gene encoding histone-binding protein RBBP4 isoform X1, which translates to MADKEAFDDAVEERVINEEYKIWKKNTPFLYDLVMTHALEWPSLTAQWLPDVTRPEGKDFSIHRLVLGTHTSDEQNHLVIASVQLPNDDAQFDASHYDSEKGEFGGFGSVSGKIEIEIKINHEGEVNRARYMPQNPCIIATKTPSSDVLVFDYTKHPSKPDPSGECNPDLRLRGHQKEGYGLSWNPNLSGHLLSASDDHTICLWDISAVPKEGKVVDAKTIFTGHTAVVEDVSWHLLHESLFGSVADDQKLMIWDTRSNNTSKPSHSVDAHTAEVNCLSFNPYSEFILATGSADKTVALWDLRNLKLKLHSFESHKDEIFQVQWSPHNETILASSGTDRRLNVWDLSKIGEEQSPEDAEDGPPELLFIHGGHTAKISDFSWNPNEPWVICSVSEDNIMQVWQMAENIYNDEDPEGSVDPEGQGS; encoded by the exons ATGGCGGACAAGGAAG CCTTTGATGACGCAGTCGAAGAACGCGTGATCAACGAGGAGtataaaatatggaaaaagaaCACGCCCTTCTTGTACGACTTGGTAATGACCCACGCTCTGGAGTGGCCCAGCCTGACTGCTCAGTGGCTTCCTGATGTGACGAG gcCTGAGGGCAAAGATTTCAGCATTCACCGGTTGGTCCTGGGGACTCATACTTCAGATGAACAAAATCATCTTGTGATAGCAAGCGTGCAGCTGCCTAATGATGATGCACAGTTTGATGCCTCACACTATGATAGTGAGAAAGGAG agttTGGAGGCTTTGGGTCTGTTAGTGGAAAAATTGAAATTGAAATCAAGATAAATCATGAGGGAGAAGTGAACAGAGCACGTTACATGCCACAGAACCCATGCATCATTGCTACAAAGACTCCATCCAGTGATGTCCTCGTCTTCGATTACACCAAACATCCTTCTAAACCAG ACCCTTCTGGAGAGTGCAACCCTGATCTGCGTCTTCGTGGACACCAGAAAGAAGGCTATGGGTTGTCATGGAACCCAAACCTGAGTGGGCATTTGCTTAGTGCTTCTGATGATCAT accatTTGCTTGTGGGATATAAGTGCTGTTCCAAAAGAAGGCAAAGTGGTGGATGCAAAGACCATCTTCACAGGGCACACAGCTGTAGTGGAAGATGTCTCTTGGCACCTGCTCCATGAATCTCTTTTTGGATCTGTTGCTGATGATCAGAAGCTCATGAT CTGGGATACTCGATCAAACAACACCTCCAAACCCAGCCATTCTGTGGATGCTCACACAGCTGAAGTCAACTGCCTCTCTTTCAATCCCTACAGTGAGTTTATCCTGGCTACAGGATCAGCTGATAAG ACTGTCGCATTATGGGACTTGAGGAACCTAAAGCTGAAGTTGCACTCCTTTGAATCACataaagatgaaatatttcag GTCCAGTGGTCTCCCCACAATGAAACTATATTGGCCTCCAGTGGCACTGACCGCCGGCTGAATGTCTGGGACTTGAG taaaattggAGAAGAGCAGTCCCCTGAGGATGCTGAGGACGGTCCCCCAGAGCTGTTG TTTATTCATGGCGGTCACACTGCAAAGATATCTGACTTCTCCTGGAATCCCAATGAACCCTGGGTTATCTGTTCTGTATCAGAAGACAATATCATGCAAGTCTGGCAAATG GCAGAGAACATATACAATGATGAAGACCCAGAAGGAAGCGTGGATCCAGAAGGTCAAGGATCTTAG
- the RBBP4 gene encoding histone-binding protein RBBP4, with translation MADKEAAFDDAVEERVINEEYKIWKKNTPFLYDLVMTHALEWPSLTAQWLPDVTRPEGKDFSIHRLVLGTHTSDEQNHLVIASVQLPNDDAQFDASHYDSEKGEFGGFGSVSGKIEIEIKINHEGEVNRARYMPQNPCIIATKTPSSDVLVFDYTKHPSKPDPSGECNPDLRLRGHQKEGYGLSWNPNLSGHLLSASDDHTICLWDISAVPKEGKVVDAKTIFTGHTAVVEDVSWHLLHESLFGSVADDQKLMIWDTRSNNTSKPSHSVDAHTAEVNCLSFNPYSEFILATGSADKTVALWDLRNLKLKLHSFESHKDEIFQVQWSPHNETILASSGTDRRLNVWDLSKIGEEQSPEDAEDGPPELLFIHGGHTAKISDFSWNPNEPWVICSVSEDNIMQVWQMAENIYNDEDPEGSVDPEGQGS, from the exons ATGGCGGACAAGGAAG CAGCCTTTGATGACGCAGTCGAAGAACGCGTGATCAACGAGGAGtataaaatatggaaaaagaaCACGCCCTTCTTGTACGACTTGGTAATGACCCACGCTCTGGAGTGGCCCAGCCTGACTGCTCAGTGGCTTCCTGATGTGACGAG gcCTGAGGGCAAAGATTTCAGCATTCACCGGTTGGTCCTGGGGACTCATACTTCAGATGAACAAAATCATCTTGTGATAGCAAGCGTGCAGCTGCCTAATGATGATGCACAGTTTGATGCCTCACACTATGATAGTGAGAAAGGAG agttTGGAGGCTTTGGGTCTGTTAGTGGAAAAATTGAAATTGAAATCAAGATAAATCATGAGGGAGAAGTGAACAGAGCACGTTACATGCCACAGAACCCATGCATCATTGCTACAAAGACTCCATCCAGTGATGTCCTCGTCTTCGATTACACCAAACATCCTTCTAAACCAG ACCCTTCTGGAGAGTGCAACCCTGATCTGCGTCTTCGTGGACACCAGAAAGAAGGCTATGGGTTGTCATGGAACCCAAACCTGAGTGGGCATTTGCTTAGTGCTTCTGATGATCAT accatTTGCTTGTGGGATATAAGTGCTGTTCCAAAAGAAGGCAAAGTGGTGGATGCAAAGACCATCTTCACAGGGCACACAGCTGTAGTGGAAGATGTCTCTTGGCACCTGCTCCATGAATCTCTTTTTGGATCTGTTGCTGATGATCAGAAGCTCATGAT CTGGGATACTCGATCAAACAACACCTCCAAACCCAGCCATTCTGTGGATGCTCACACAGCTGAAGTCAACTGCCTCTCTTTCAATCCCTACAGTGAGTTTATCCTGGCTACAGGATCAGCTGATAAG ACTGTCGCATTATGGGACTTGAGGAACCTAAAGCTGAAGTTGCACTCCTTTGAATCACataaagatgaaatatttcag GTCCAGTGGTCTCCCCACAATGAAACTATATTGGCCTCCAGTGGCACTGACCGCCGGCTGAATGTCTGGGACTTGAG taaaattggAGAAGAGCAGTCCCCTGAGGATGCTGAGGACGGTCCCCCAGAGCTGTTG TTTATTCATGGCGGTCACACTGCAAAGATATCTGACTTCTCCTGGAATCCCAATGAACCCTGGGTTATCTGTTCTGTATCAGAAGACAATATCATGCAAGTCTGGCAAATG GCAGAGAACATATACAATGATGAAGACCCAGAAGGAAGCGTGGATCCAGAAGGTCAAGGATCTTAG
- the SYNC gene encoding LOW QUALITY PROTEIN: syncoilin isoform X1 (The sequence of the model RefSeq protein was modified relative to this genomic sequence to represent the inferred CDS: deleted 1 base in 1 codon) — MCSAVQGAPGSGRARDLMAEPEPPPEPLPDEAGAAPAPHPGAPCSPIDPAPGLGAVPAPGACGELQEGVGDAALNLTMPGTLLGKETARAEAPLGVDGAETPLDSEADEQILLDVDAGGTGILLDVDGAGIPLDVEDEVGIPLDVDAGGTGALLDADGAGLPLDVEAEGLGILLDMDAAVAGLLQDMDASGIPLHVDGAEIPLDAVRAGIPLAMDTDGAGIPPGAAGVGVPQDMDAEGAGTPQAPEGTERPCLSLEELGEYFQECIEAVEQLEKERDALIEELTQLREPALQDIRHAHQEIQAACRLLAKVELERDNLRDEIRQIKQKLFKVTKECVACQYQLESRRHDLSQHAAYRDELESQAGRLTGELSRLRESCEKEKEALRQRLEAPPCRQDPQYLQESRRLSAEFESLVTRSRRGLEEHYEPQLLRLLERREAGTRALQELQGEVQGMKEALRPLQGEVSRLRLQNRSLEEQIVLVKQKRDEEVGQYREQVEELEDRLKELKNSVQLQQRKNQELEELRSSLHHELSIYKGCLEIYGHLCKSEEKPDQEC; from the exons ATGTGCAGCGCAGTGCAGGGGGCACCGGGCTCCGGGAGAGCAAG GGACCTGATGGCAGAGCCAGAGCCCCCTCCAGAACCGCTGCCGGATgaagcaggagcagccccagccccccATCCTGGGGCTCCATGCAGCCCAATAGACCCAGCGCCAGGCCTGGGGGCTGTTCCTGCTCCAGGTGcctgtggggagctgcaggaaggtgTTGGGGACGCAGCCTTGAACCTCACCATGCCAGGGACACTGCTGGGCAAGGAGACGGCCAGGGCAGAGGCACCACTGGGAGTGGATGGAGCAGAAACCCCACTGGATTCAGAAGCAGATGAACAGATCCTTCTGGATGTGGATGCTGGTGGGACAGGGATCCTTCTGGATGTGGATGGGGCAGGAATCCCATTGGATGTAGAAGATGAAGTAGGGATCCCTCTGGATGTGGATGCTGGTGGAACAGGGGCGCTTCTGGATGCTGATGGAGCAGGACTCCCACTGGACGTGGAAGCAGAAGGATTAGGGATACTGCTGGATATGGATGCCGCTGTGGCGGGACTCCTGCAGGATATGGATGCGTCAGGAATCCCACTGCACGTGGATGGGGCAGAGATCCCGCTGGATGCAGTCAGGGCCGGGATCCCATTGGCCATGGACACTGACGGGGCAGGAATCCCGCCGGGCGCAGCGGGGGTGGGGGTCCCGCAGGACATGGACGCGGAGGGGGCGGGCACCCCGCAGGCCCCAGAGGGCACGGAGCGGCCGTGCctcagcctggaggagctgggcGAGTACTTCCAGGAGTGCATCGAGGCAGtggagcagctggagaaggagcGCGACGCTCTGATCGAGGAGCTGACCCAGCTGCGCGAGCCGGCGCTGCAGGACATCCGCCATGCCCACCAGGAGATCCAGGCCGCCTGCCGGCTGCTGGCCAAGGTGGAGCTGGAGCGGGACAACCTGAGGGATGAGATCCGTCAGATCAAGCAGAAGCTCTTCAAGGTGACCAAGGAGTGCGTGGCCTGCCAA TACCAGCTGGAGAGCCGCCGCCATGACCTCTCGCAGCACGCGGCGTATCGGGACGAGCTGGAGAGCCAGGCCGGGCGGCTGACGGGAGAGCTGAGCCGCCTGCGGGAGAGCTgcgagaaggagaaggaggccCTGAGGCAGCGCCTGGAGGCCCCGCCGTGCCGCCAGGACCCGCAGTACCTGCAGGAGAGCCGGCGGCTGTCGGCCGAGTTCGAGAGTTTGGTGACGCGGAGCCGCCGCGGCCTGGAGGAGCACTATGAGCCGCAGCTGCTGCGGCTGCTGGAGAGGCGTGAGGCGGGGACACgggcactgcaggagctgcagggagaggtgcAGGGCATGAAGGAGGCCCTGCGGCCCTTGCAGGGGGAGGTGAGCCGGCTGCGGCTGCAGAACCGGAGCCTGGAGGAGCAGATTGTGCTCGTCAAGCAGAAGCGCGATGAGGAGGTCGGGCAGTACAGG GAGCaggtggaggagctggaggacaggctgaaggagctgaagaacagcgtccagctccagcagcgcaagaaccaggagctggaggagctgcggAGCAGTCTGCACCACGAGCTGTCCATCTACAA GGGCTGCTTAGAGATCTACGGCCACCTTtgcaaatcagaagaaaaaccaGACCAGGAATGTTAG